The DNA region GGGCGCAGCCCTCAACCCGCGGTTCCAGGCGGCCGCCTCCGCGCTCGGCCGAGGGGTCGTACCCGGCCAGGGCCAGGCCCCGGTCACCCTGATGACCTTCCCGTTCTTCCACGTCGCCGCGTTCACCAGCCTCTACGGGGCCATGGCGGCGGGAGGCACCCTCGTCCTGATGCGGAAGTGGGACGCCGACGAGGCCTTGCGGCTCATCGACGAGCACCGGATCACGTACTACGCCGGAGTGCCGGCCACCGCGCTTCAGCTGCTCGCCGCGGCGGACCGGGCGGGTGACGGTCTGGAGAGCCTGCGGATGCTGAGCACCGGTGGGGCGGCCGCTCCGCCGGACCTGGTCGCCCAGCTCATTGCCCGGCACGGCGATCGCATCGAGCCGCGCAACGGCTACGGCCTGACCGAGACCAGCGGTGGAGTCCTCGCCAACTTCGGCGCCGCGTACCGGGCACACCCGGAGAGTGTCGGTACCCCGACGCCTGTCACGGAGGTGCGGATCGCGGGCACGGGCGGGGAGGCCCTCCCGGAGGGAGAGGTCGGCGAGTTGTGGCTGCGCGGCCAGTCCCTGGCGCGCGGCTACTGGCGCAACGAGGCGGCGACGGCGGCGGCGTTCGGCGGAGGGTGGTTCCGCACGGGAGACCTCGCCGTGGTCCGGGACGGGCGGGTAGCAGTCGTCGACCGGATCAAGGACGTGGTGATCAGGGGCGGCGAGAACGTCTACAGCGTGGAGGTCGAGGCCGCCCTGCACGATCACCCGGACGTGGAGGAAGCGGCGGTGCTGGGCATCCCGCATCTCACGCTGGGCGAGGAGGTCGCGGCGATCGTGAGGCTGCGCCCGGGAGCCGAGGTCTCGGTGGACGAACTGCGGGCACTGGTGGGACGCGCTCTGGCCGCGTTCAAGGTTCCGGCCCATGTGCTGGTGACACGCGACCCGCTGCCCCGGAACCCGACGGGGAAGGTCCTCAAGCGGGCGTTGCGCGGGACGCTGCTGGAGCACGCCCGCGGTGACGACGGGAACGGATAGCGGTCAGGGCCGGGTGATCCGGATCCGGTAGTTACCGTCGGCGTCCTCCGTGAGCACGGATATGCGTATGCCGTTGGACCGGTCGGTGAACGTCTCGCCCGGCTCGAACGGTGCGTCGGAGAGCTCGGCGTGGATGTTGGGCCGCCGGGTGCAGCCGCCGCTGTCCTCGGTGCTGTCCGCGACGGATATCGGCCCCTGGCCGGTGTCGACGTCCGAGCTCACCTTGTAGATGAGGACTCCGGGCCGGCAGATCGCGTCGTCGTTGCCGGCCGCGGTCCGCACCTCCACCGCGTAGCCGGACTGGGCGCTCAGCGGGACGAAGGCCAGTTTCGGGCCGCCCGTCGTGGCCAGCGGCCCGATCGTGTGTTCGCTGGTGCCGGGCATGGCGGCGCAGCTGACCTGGTCGTTGTCGAGCCAGCCGAGCTTCCATTTGTGCCAGCCCAGGAGGTCGTTGTTGGCTCCCCAGTCCTCGGACATGATGTCCCAGTGGCCCACGGAGCCGCCACCCTCCGTCGTGTAGAGGTCGGGCAGCCCGAAGACGTGCCCGTTCTCGTGGGGCAGGACCCGGTAGCCGGTCTCCTCGTACGATCCCGAACCGTCGTCCTGGCGGCTGTAGACGAAGGACGTGTTGGCGAGCGGTACCCCGTCTGCGAAGGGGGCGTCGTCGTTGCCGGAGAAGGTCACCGACAGCACGGTGTCGAGAGCCGAAGGGCCCGCGTTCGGCGTGACCAGCACGTTGACCAGGTCGTACGCGGCGAAGTCGACCTTCCGATCGGCGACGCGCACGAGGTCCTTGACGAGCTTGCGGTAGCCCGGTTCGTACGGGGAGCCGCGCTCTATCCCGTACTCGGCGAACGGCAGGGGCATCCGCAGCCAGTCCTTCAAGGGCGTGTGGGGCTCGTAGGTGAGGCGGCCGTAGGAGCTGGTGTGGAACCAGTCGGCGGTCTGTGGGAAGAACTCGGCGAGCCGGTCGGCGGCCGGTTCGGTCGCCTCCGCGTCCGGGAAGTCGATCATCAGGTTGAGGGCGTTGAGCCGCCCCGTCGACCGCGCGTATCCGGGCGGCGTCGGCATGCCCTCCGACATCTGCACACCCATGGTCGCGGCGATCCGGCACGGGCCGAGGCCGGTTCCCCGGGGCGCGGCCACAGGTCCTGCGGCGGCGCGGCCGGGGGCGTGGAGCGTTGAGCTGGCCGAGGCCATGGTCGCGATGACCAGGACCGTCGCCCCGGCGAGTGCGAGGGGGCGACGGCATCTGCGTATCCGGTGGCGGGGCTGCTGCATAGGGCATCGCCTTCGGGTCCGCGGCAGCCGGCCGGCCCTGACTGCGCTCTGGCGATCAGCCTGTGCCGGGTGGTTGGGGCTCGCGCGTTGGGTGCGCCCGATGGAGGGGTACCGCCAAGTAGGTCCTGTGACTCACGTCACAAGGAAGGGAGAAATAACCGGGGATCCTTTCCCCGTTTGCACCTGTGTCCCCGCGAAACGGGGAAGCGGTCCCCGGTTGCACCGGCCGAGGGCCGTCCCACACTCCGTAAGGGAAAGGTCGCAGTCGTGGAGACCGTCACCGACACCGCCGCCTGTGCCGCGCAGCGCCGTGCGTCCCGTCCGCGGGCCGACGCACTGCGCAACCGGGAGCGCATCGTGACGGCAGCCCGCGAGATGTTCGTCGAGTTCGGGCCGGACGTGCCGCTCGACGAGGTCGCCCGCCGGGCGGGAGTGGGCAACGCCACGCTCTACCGCAACTTCCCCGACCGGGCCGCTCTGACCCACGAGGTCGTCCTCGCGGTCACGTCCCGCACCACCGACCGTGCGGAGGAAGCCGTCGCGGCGGAATCCGACCCCTTCGCCGCTCTCAGCCGCTTCGTGCACGCGGCGGCCGACGAACGGATCGGCGCCCTGTGCCCGATGCTGTCGGGCGGCTTCGACAAGGACCACCCCGAACTGCTCGCCGAGCGCCGTCGCCTCGAAGAGGCCGTCGAAGGGCTCGTGGAGCGCGCCATGTCCGCCGGGCGTCTGCGCACCGACATCGCCGTCGGTGACGTACTCGTCGCCCTTTCCCAGCTCACCCGGCCGTTGCCCGGCATCGCCTGCCCGGACATCGACCGGTTCACCCACCGTCACCTGCAGCTCTTCCTGGACGGCCTGGAAGCCCCGGCCCGCTCCGAGCTGCCCGGATCGGCGGCGACCTTGGAGGTTCTGCGCCGCGGGCACTGACACCCGTAGCACCGGAAGACCCAGCAGACCACGGCCCGAGCGGCCGACAGACCCCTTCAGGCAACAGGTCCGGATCTGACCGTCAGGCTCCGGCCGTGAGCCGGCAGGCCGTGTGCCGGTGCGTCCGGAGCAGGCCGATCCGCCTACCTCGCCGCCGCAGCCGGGCTCACGACCCCTCCCACTCCTCTCGACCCTCACGACTTCTCACGCCCACGTGCGTCCTTAGGTGGCTACTCCCATGTCGAAAACAGCCGACACCCGGCTTCCGGATCCCAGTCGCTGGAAGGCGCTGGCCTTCATAGCCCTCGCCCAGTTGATGGTCGTGCTCGACGCGACCAT from Streptomyces sp. B1I3 includes:
- a CDS encoding class I adenylate-forming enzyme family protein, which codes for MVAELTAPGAPFAVVRADHGPLVYANGPRTLREFVEATWAFGDQPFLIAGQRVWSYAEFFAAASALARRFCDEYGLRPGDRAVVAMRNRPEWQVAFWAAQLAGLVAVPLNTWWTEAEFGFALVDCTPKVLLVDGDQLPKVAAWGERAGARFVVFTDVAAGDMGTGGKEAGEPGGALPAGAERYADFSEPDPLEAPPEVEVRPEDDATIIYTSGTTGRPKGAVATQLAQAGAALNPRFQAAASALGRGVVPGQGQAPVTLMTFPFFHVAAFTSLYGAMAAGGTLVLMRKWDADEALRLIDEHRITYYAGVPATALQLLAAADRAGDGLESLRMLSTGGAAAPPDLVAQLIARHGDRIEPRNGYGLTETSGGVLANFGAAYRAHPESVGTPTPVTEVRIAGTGGEALPEGEVGELWLRGQSLARGYWRNEAATAAAFGGGWFRTGDLAVVRDGRVAVVDRIKDVVIRGGENVYSVEVEAALHDHPDVEEAAVLGIPHLTLGEEVAAIVRLRPGAEVSVDELRALVGRALAAFKVPAHVLVTRDPLPRNPTGKVLKRALRGTLLEHARGDDGNG
- a CDS encoding M6 family metalloprotease domain-containing protein, with the translated sequence MQQPRHRIRRCRRPLALAGATVLVIATMASASSTLHAPGRAAAGPVAAPRGTGLGPCRIAATMGVQMSEGMPTPPGYARSTGRLNALNLMIDFPDAEATEPAADRLAEFFPQTADWFHTSSYGRLTYEPHTPLKDWLRMPLPFAEYGIERGSPYEPGYRKLVKDLVRVADRKVDFAAYDLVNVLVTPNAGPSALDTVLSVTFSGNDDAPFADGVPLANTSFVYSRQDDGSGSYEETGYRVLPHENGHVFGLPDLYTTEGGGSVGHWDIMSEDWGANNDLLGWHKWKLGWLDNDQVSCAAMPGTSEHTIGPLATTGGPKLAFVPLSAQSGYAVEVRTAAGNDDAICRPGVLIYKVSSDVDTGQGPISVADSTEDSGGCTRRPNIHAELSDAPFEPGETFTDRSNGIRISVLTEDADGNYRIRITRP
- a CDS encoding TetR/AcrR family transcriptional regulator, with the translated sequence METVTDTAACAAQRRASRPRADALRNRERIVTAAREMFVEFGPDVPLDEVARRAGVGNATLYRNFPDRAALTHEVVLAVTSRTTDRAEEAVAAESDPFAALSRFVHAAADERIGALCPMLSGGFDKDHPELLAERRRLEEAVEGLVERAMSAGRLRTDIAVGDVLVALSQLTRPLPGIACPDIDRFTHRHLQLFLDGLEAPARSELPGSAATLEVLRRGH